A segment of the Staphylococcus ratti genome:
ATCTAACTCAAGTTCAAGATTGCTTAAAAGTACAAATTTATGATAAAGGACAAGGCTTTAGTCCACATGAATTTGAGGATAAAGGGGGACATCATGGTCTTTCGCATATGAAGCAACGTGCAGCATTATTGAATGCCCATATTTCAATTTTATCTTTACCTCATGTCCAAATTGATTTAGAAGTTCCATTACAGTATAAAGGAAGTGAGTAAATGAAACGAATTGCACTTGTAGATGATCATTTTATTGTAAGACAAGGATTAGAATTTTTACTTTCTACTCAAGAAGATATTGATGTAGTTGGAAGCTATGGAAGAGGGTACGATGTGCTAGAAGCACTTAACAACAAGCATATCGAACCCCATCTCATTCTTGTTGATTTAGTAATGCCAGAAATGAATGGCATCGAATTAATCCATGAATTAAAACAACACTATGCGCATATTAAAGTTTTGGTACTGACGAGCTATGTAGATGATGAACATGTGATGTCTGCTTTAGAAGAAGGGGCAGATGGTTATCAAATGAAAGATGTAGAAGCAGAACAACTAATTAATGCGATTGATCGTGTTATTCAAGGTGAACGTGTCGTGCATAAAGAAGTGGAAGCGGTTATGAATAATATTGTGACAAAACCTCATCATCTAAATAAACTTTCTAAACGCGAAACGGAAGTACTTAAAGAAATGGCTAAAGGTAAAACGAACAAAGAAATCGCAGCACAGTTATTTGTTTCTGAGAAAACGATAAAAACACATGTGAGTCATATTTTTAATAAACTTGAAGTTTCAGATCGAACACAAGCTGCGATATATGCGATGGAAAATCATTTGATTTAACCGTTAAGAAGACAACACAAACGATGTTGATGTCTTCTTTTTTATGTCTAAAAAGAAAGTCATAACGTGTATCTTCATATCGTTGAATATTAGATAAATGAATCCTTTAAAGTAACGAAAATAACATATCAATATTTGATAATTTTTTGAGCAATTACATTGATGATTTTGTTTTTGTAGTGTAATATGACAATATTATAAGGGATATGAGTGTAAAGTGTAACTTTAATTCTACTTTAAATCGTGCAGTTAAGGATATCTATTTTGAATTAAAGATGGTACATTTGATACTGTTGCTTATGGATAGGGACATTAAGGGAAATATTGGAGGAATATAATTTGAAAAAAGAGATAAAACAAAAGCATGGTATACGTAAATATAAAGCGGGCGCATCATCCGTCTTATTAGGACTTTTCGTCTTTTTTGGTTTAATTACTGAAGAAAAAGTGAGCGCTGCTGAAATATTGCCTGGCCAAAGCGAAACAAGTAAGAAAAAAAGCACAGGGAGCTCAAATGACCAAACTGAGACGAACCTTGCATCAAATAATGAAAGTGTCAAAGGAGCACCCGCATCAACTGAAGCAACAACAATGACACAGACAATACCGACAGCTGAAACAATACAAGACACATCAACAGCCCATACTGAGAACGCTAAAACGACCGAGAGAGATGAAACATCATCGACAACAACCCCACCCGACGCACCACCTACTTCAGATAAAAGCTCCCTTGAAAGTACATCAGATAATGCGTCAACTACGGACACAACTACTTCCACAGACACAACGCCTCATGTGACATCATCTATCGCCACAACAAAAGGAACAACACCATCTTATACTACTTCGCAGGATACTACAGTGACTGAATCAACAGAAAACACAACTTCAAGTAAAAGCACAGGTTCAAATATTACTTCGAATGTTAAAGTCGTCAATGCCTCTATTGAAGGAAAAGAAATTGTCAATCCGCATAATGCAGAACGTGTCACATTAAAATACAACTGGGCATTTCCAGATGGCATTAATACTGGAGATTATTTTGATTTTGAGATTTCAAATAACGTGAATACACATGGGATTTCAACGTCACGTTATTTGCCTAACATTCAAAATGGCTCATTAATTATGGCAACAGGTCAACTTATCAACGAGCATTTAATTCGTTATACGTTTACGGATTACATTGAAAATAAAGTGAATGTCACAGGTAATTTAAGCTTAAATTTATTTATTGATCCAAAAACAGTTACACATGAAGGGCCACAAACAATTACGAGTACATTAAATGGTCAAACAACAACGAAAAACGTTAAAATTG
Coding sequences within it:
- a CDS encoding response regulator, which translates into the protein MKRIALVDDHFIVRQGLEFLLSTQEDIDVVGSYGRGYDVLEALNNKHIEPHLILVDLVMPEMNGIELIHELKQHYAHIKVLVLTSYVDDEHVMSALEEGADGYQMKDVEAEQLINAIDRVIQGERVVHKEVEAVMNNIVTKPHHLNKLSKRETEVLKEMAKGKTNKEIAAQLFVSEKTIKTHVSHIFNKLEVSDRTQAAIYAMENHLI